The Micromonospora sp. Llam0 genome includes a window with the following:
- a CDS encoding MSMEG_0570 family nitrogen starvation response protein produces the protein MPEMHFLVRWPDGAIQRCYSPSTVIEDFLVPGEVYPLADFVERSRQALGVASDRVRAKYGFACSSAADQLAEIEAAAAGFGSAPEAAVTVEAITRADGAAR, from the coding sequence ATGCCTGAGATGCATTTCCTAGTCCGATGGCCGGACGGTGCGATCCAGCGGTGTTACTCACCGTCAACGGTCATCGAAGACTTCCTGGTGCCGGGCGAAGTATACCCGCTCGCGGACTTCGTCGAGCGCAGCCGGCAGGCGCTCGGCGTCGCCAGCGACAGGGTACGTGCGAAGTACGGCTTCGCCTGTAGCTCGGCCGCCGACCAGCTCGCCGAGATCGAGGCGGCGGCAGCCGGGTTCGGTTCCGCACCTGAGGCTGCGGTCACGGTGGAGGCCATCACTCGCGCGGACGGGGCAGCCCGGTGA
- a CDS encoding integrase core domain-containing protein translates to MIRDRDGRYRVLFDTVLADAGIDVVLSRVRVPRMNAVMERWVRTCRRELLDQTLILHQRHLRHALREYEVFYNEHRPHQGIANVRPVAPLPEAISDPDRLIHLNIHRRDRLGGILHEYEHAA, encoded by the coding sequence ATGATCCGGGACAGGGACGGCAGGTACCGGGTTCTGTTCGACACCGTCCTCGCCGACGCCGGTATCGACGTGGTCCTCAGCCGAGTCCGGGTACCCAGGATGAACGCGGTGATGGAACGCTGGGTCCGGACCTGCCGGCGTGAACTCCTCGACCAGACCCTGATCCTCCACCAGCGGCACCTGCGGCACGCACTCCGCGAGTACGAGGTCTTCTATAACGAGCATCGCCCTCATCAGGGCATCGCCAACGTCCGGCCAGTCGCGCCACTGCCCGAAGCGATCAGCGACCCGGACCGGCTCATCCACCTGAACATCCACCGACGTGACCGCCTCGGCGGCATCCTCCACGAGTACGAACATGCCGCCTGA